In the Cryptococcus neoformans var. neoformans JEC21 chromosome 1, complete sequence genome, one interval contains:
- a CDS encoding cell division cycle protein 91, putative, which yields MSYLERLCSHKISHSEVYIVGAVLRMALFSLPEVVIALQRRPELSTPLTSFRSIQEGVFIYEHGTSPYSGGTFYHSPIYLVLFSHVIPISSICLTAAFWTLADLWGAWSLVKISQARNQKRCARDALVAAVYLLNPYSLLTCIARSTTTLDNAVLLGALSAAAAGKTTFSLISLAVAVHTSFYPIILLPPIVILLGKINTEQPKKSLVLQSLLLFAALTIAIGVFNFVILGDNWIWKSLGTSLEVTNLTPNVGMWWYFFTEMFDHFRTFFLGVFQLHTVIYIAPICIRMVDRPLDAILLLLAIFVTWKSFPALGDMGLCAGLIGCFPDILANLRHPLFSLTVHLYTSILLPLLHSLWLLTGTGNANFFYAATMVYGLNASLIIVDMLGASMRVEVKKRVALEGADDQSGTQDKKECTDDVCENWEARKWHVVQFTK from the exons ATGAGCTATCTAGAGCGATTATGTTCACACAAGATATCTCACTCTGAAGTCTACATTGTAGGGGCTGTACTCCGCATGgccctcttttccttgcccGAAGTTGTGATAGCTTTGCAACGAAGGCCGGAGCTATCGACGCCCCTAACTTCTTTTCGAAGCA TCCAGGAAGGCGTCTTCATATATGAGCACGGCACAAGTCCTTACTCAGGGGGTACTTTCTACCAT TCTCCAATATATTTAGTCCTGTTCAGTCATGTTATTCCTATATCGTCAATCTGTTTAACTGCGGCATTCTGGACACTTGCGGATCTCTGGGGCGCATGGTCTCTGGTAAAAATCTCCCAAGCCAGAAACCAAAAGCGATGTGCTAGAGATGCTTTGGTAGCTGCTGT ATACTTGCTCAACCCCTACTCATTACTCACCTGTATTGCACGATCAACTACAACCTTGGATAACGCAGTGTTATTAGGTGCTCTCTCCGCTGCAGCCGCAG GGAAAACAACTTTTTCGCTGATATCGTTAGCTGTGGCAGTGCATACGTCCTTCTATCCTATAATCTTACTGCCCCCGATTGTAATTCTTCTGGGGAAAATCAATACCGAACAACCAAAGAAATCATTGGTTCTACAATCCTTATTGCTCTTTGCTGCCTTGACGATCGCTATTGGCGTTTTCAATTTTGTAATCCTGGGGGACAACTGGATTTGGAAATCATTGGGTACCAG CCTTGAGGTAACCAATCTTACCCCAAATGTTGGTATGTGGTGGTATTTCTTCACAGAAATGTTCGATCATTTCCGAACGTTTTTCCTTGGCGTTTTTCAG CTGCATACAGTTATTTACATCGCACCGATATGCATCCGAATGGTCGATAGGCCTTTGGATGCTATATTATTGCTCCTAGCAATTTTTGTCACATGGAAGAGCTTTCCTGCTCTGGGAGATATGGGTCTTTGTGCTGGACTAATTGGATGCTTCCCTGATATACTTGCCA ATTTACGCCATCCTCTGTTCTCCCTCACCGTCCATCTATACACGtctattcttcttcctttgtTACATTCTCTTTGGCTACTCACCGGCACAGGCAATGCGAATTTCTTCTACGCTGCCACCATGGTGTATGGTCTGAACGCGAGTTTGATCATCGTCGACATGTTAGGTGCTAGTATGAGGGTCGAAGTCAAAAAACGAGTTGCTCTGGAAGGAGCCGATGACCAATCGGGAACGCAAGATAAGAAAGAATGTACGGACGACGTCTGTGAGAATTGGGAGGCTAGGAAATGGCACGTAGTGCAGTTCACGAAATGA